The genomic segment AAATAGCGGTCGGCGATCTTATCGAGTGGAAGTTGTGATAAGGCTTCTTTGCGTATAGCGGTAAAGCCGTTGGTCGGATCCATGATGTTCCAGTAACCGTTCGCAGCCTTATTGATAAACGACAGGCCCGCATTGCCGAAAAGTCTGATCTTAGGCATCGGTTTCAGGTAGTCCATCGCAAAGAAACGGTTGCACTTGGTATAATCGGCCTCGAGACGCAACAGTGGCTCCACCAATCGGGGAATCTCGTTGGGATCCATCTGACCGTCGCCATCTACCTTAACACAAATATCCGCACCGATGGACAGGGCATGTACATACCCTGTTTTCACTGCTCCGCCAACACCTTTGTTTTGTTTGTGTGTGAGCACCACTACCCGCTCATCACGGTTATGTTCCGTCACAAACTTTCCGCTGGCTTCCGGGCAGGCGTCATCCACCACAATAATTTTATTGACTTCCGGACCGATGCCGGCTATCACCCCCAGTATATGAGACTTTACCCGATACGCAGGTATGATCACTGCGATCATTTTACGGTCGACTTAGAAGTATTTTGGGTCATCCATTGGCGGAGTGATTCCAGCTGCTGCCGGAGTGGAACTGAAACCACATCAGGTATTAACCTCCTATCCACAGTCACATCCGTCTTCACAGATTCTATCTGGTGTTTTGTTTCAAATAACTCCTGAAACAGCATAAGCATTTCATACTTGGTCAGATGATCTGCGGTACCCCATTGGATCACTTCAGCCGATTCGCATCCATCCGGATGTTGCCGGATCCACTCATCCACCAGCCGGCACCATTCCAGGGTTGTGATCCCATTCCAGAGGTGGTTTTCAAAACCTTTCAACTGGC from the Flavobacteriales bacterium genome contains:
- a CDS encoding glycosyltransferase family 2 protein codes for the protein MIAVIIPAYRVKSHILGVIAGIGPEVNKIIVVDDACPEASGKFVTEHNRDERVVVLTHKQNKGVGGAVKTGYVHALSIGADICVKVDGDGQMDPNEIPRLVEPLLRLEADYTKCNRFFAMDYLKPMPKIRLFGNAGLSFINKAANGYWNIMDPTNGFTAIRKEALSQLPLDKIADRYFFESDMLFRLSTVRAVVKDVPLAARYDDETSSLSVTKVLFSFPPKLFSRFLKRIFYNYFLRDFNVGSVELIIGMLLLLIGGGIGAYHWYLSVTYNILASSGTVMLSALPVIIGFQSLIAAIHFDVNNLPVHPIASISYSKPAG